A section of the Mesorhizobium loti genome encodes:
- the cysT gene encoding sulfate ABC transporter permease subunit CysT: MTTAPAQAGWRFKQPSVIPGFGLTLGFSLAYLTLIILIPLSGLIWRSASLGWVEFWAIASDRRTINALEISFGTAFLAAAVNVVFGTLVAWVLVRYRFPGRRIVDAMVDLPFALPTAVAGIALTTLYAPNGWIGKLLMPLGIKVAYTPLGIVIALVFIGLPFVVRTVQPIMEEIDKEVEEAAATLGANRFQIITRVLFPGLAPAIITGFSLAFARGVGEYGSVIFIAGNLPYRSEIAPLLIVIRLEEYNYPAATAIAAIMLALSFVMLLVVNLVQTWSRKRYG; this comes from the coding sequence ATGACGACAGCACCCGCGCAGGCGGGGTGGCGGTTCAAGCAGCCGAGTGTCATTCCGGGTTTCGGATTGACGCTCGGCTTCTCGCTTGCCTACCTCACCCTCATCATCCTCATTCCGCTGTCCGGGCTGATCTGGCGCTCGGCCTCTCTCGGCTGGGTTGAATTCTGGGCGATCGCGAGCGATCGGCGCACCATCAATGCGCTGGAAATCAGCTTCGGCACCGCCTTTCTGGCGGCCGCCGTCAATGTCGTCTTCGGCACGCTCGTCGCCTGGGTGCTGGTGCGCTACCGCTTCCCCGGCCGCCGCATCGTCGACGCCATGGTCGACCTGCCCTTCGCGCTGCCGACCGCGGTCGCCGGTATCGCGCTGACCACGCTCTACGCGCCGAACGGCTGGATCGGCAAACTGCTGATGCCGCTCGGCATCAAGGTCGCCTACACGCCGCTCGGCATCGTCATCGCATTGGTCTTCATCGGCCTGCCCTTCGTCGTGCGCACCGTGCAGCCGATCATGGAAGAAATCGACAAGGAGGTGGAGGAGGCCGCCGCGACGCTTGGCGCCAACCGCTTCCAGATCATCACCCGCGTGCTGTTCCCGGGCCTGGCGCCGGCCATCATCACCGGCTTTTCGCTGGCCTTCGCGCGCGGCGTCGGTGAATACGGCTCGGTCATCTTCATCGCCGGCAACTTGCCCTACAGATCCGAGATCGCTCCGCTTTTGATCGTCATCCGGCTGGAGGAGTACAATTATCCGGCGGCGACCGCGATCGCGGCGATCATGCTCGCTCTGTCGTTCGTCATGCTTCTGGTCGTCAATCTCGTGCAGACATGGAGCCGCAAGCGCTATGGCTGA
- a CDS encoding sulfate ABC transporter substrate-binding protein, whose product MTKPHFRKLLGALVATSVQFGTLGFAFADTTILNVSYDPTRELYKAYDEAFVAHWKAETGETVTIQQSHGGSGAQARAVIDGLDADVVTLALEGDINAIVSKSKKINPDWRKKFENNSAPYTSTIIFLVRKGNPKGIHDWNDLVKDGTQVITPNPKTSGGARWNYLAAWAYANAHDGGDEAKTKEFVGKLYANAPVLDTGARGSTVTFAQKGIGDVLIGWENDAYLALDEFGADNFEIVYPPTSILAEPPVAIVDANVDAKGTRKVAEAYLGWLYSKEGQTIIAKNHYRPAKPELVAPADLPKTPDIKLISIDDPLFGGWKKAQPYHFGDGGIFDQIYKPAQ is encoded by the coding sequence ATGACCAAACCTCATTTCAGGAAACTGCTCGGCGCACTGGTCGCCACATCTGTCCAGTTCGGCACGCTCGGTTTCGCGTTCGCCGACACCACCATCCTCAACGTGTCCTACGATCCGACACGCGAGCTCTACAAGGCCTATGACGAGGCTTTCGTCGCCCATTGGAAAGCCGAGACCGGCGAAACGGTGACGATCCAGCAGTCGCATGGCGGATCGGGCGCCCAGGCCCGCGCCGTGATCGACGGCCTCGATGCCGATGTGGTCACGCTGGCGCTCGAGGGCGACATCAACGCGATCGTCTCGAAGTCGAAGAAGATCAATCCCGACTGGCGCAAGAAATTCGAAAACAATTCAGCGCCTTACACCTCGACCATCATCTTCCTCGTTCGCAAGGGCAATCCCAAGGGGATCCACGACTGGAATGACCTCGTCAAGGACGGCACCCAGGTGATCACCCCCAACCCCAAGACCTCGGGTGGCGCACGCTGGAACTACCTGGCCGCCTGGGCCTACGCCAACGCCCATGACGGCGGCGACGAGGCCAAGACCAAGGAATTCGTCGGCAAGCTCTACGCCAATGCCCCGGTTCTCGACACCGGTGCGCGCGGCTCGACCGTCACCTTCGCGCAAAAGGGCATCGGCGACGTGCTGATCGGCTGGGAAAACGATGCCTATCTGGCGCTCGACGAATTCGGCGCCGACAATTTCGAGATCGTCTATCCGCCGACGTCGATCCTAGCCGAGCCGCCGGTGGCGATCGTCGACGCCAATGTCGATGCCAAGGGCACGCGCAAGGTGGCCGAAGCCTATCTCGGCTGGCTCTATTCCAAGGAAGGCCAGACGATCATCGCAAAGAACCATTATCGTCCGGCCAAGCCAGAACTCGTCGCACCGGCGGATCTGCCCAAGACCCCCGATATCAAGCTGATCTCGATCGACGATCCGCTTTTCGGCGGCTGGAAGAAGGCGCAGCCTTATCATTTCGGCGACGGTGGTATATTCGACCAGATCTACAAGCCGGCCCAGTAA
- a CDS encoding M15 family metallopeptidase translates to MRQAIQRVGFCALALGASVPQAHADTLSAGFVRLADIDPSIRQDIRYAGPDDFLHRKVNGYEAPVCILTLQAAQALAGIQQAMAAKGLTLVVFDCYRPARAVADMGEWTRAGGPPDPQWYPKVKRGDLIAKGYVGELSTHSRGSTVDVAIARAGGPAVSKPACGATDAHTLDFGTGFDCFDPMSETAHRPLGNEAAANRKMLVDAMRTGGFKNYAREWWHFTLGHEPFPNQRFDFPVSAE, encoded by the coding sequence ATGCGCCAGGCGATTCAGCGCGTTGGCTTTTGCGCACTGGCGCTTGGGGCTTCAGTTCCCCAGGCACATGCCGATACCCTTTCCGCCGGCTTCGTTCGGCTCGCCGATATCGATCCGTCCATCCGCCAGGACATCCGTTACGCCGGACCCGACGATTTCCTTCACCGCAAGGTGAATGGCTACGAGGCGCCGGTCTGCATTCTCACCTTGCAGGCGGCGCAAGCTCTTGCCGGTATCCAGCAGGCGATGGCCGCGAAAGGCCTGACCCTGGTCGTGTTCGATTGCTACCGCCCTGCCCGCGCCGTCGCCGACATGGGCGAATGGACGCGCGCGGGCGGTCCGCCCGATCCGCAATGGTATCCGAAGGTCAAGCGCGGCGACCTCATCGCCAAGGGCTATGTCGGTGAGCTGTCGACCCATTCGCGCGGCTCAACCGTCGATGTCGCGATTGCGCGGGCCGGCGGTCCGGCGGTCTCCAAACCGGCCTGTGGCGCCACCGATGCCCATACGCTCGATTTCGGCACCGGTTTCGACTGTTTCGACCCAATGAGCGAGACCGCGCACCGTCCGCTCGGCAATGAAGCGGCGGCAAACCGCAAGATGCTCGTCGATGCCATGCGCACCGGCGGCTTCAAGAACTACGCCCGCGAATGGTGGCATTTTACGCTCGGGCACGAGCCCTTTCCAAACCAGCGTTTCGATTTTCCGGTAAGCGCCGAATAA
- the pbpC gene encoding penicillin-binding protein 1C, with amino-acid sequence MLSRKLLRRAAITVATVTGILALSVASLWELDRAFPPPLPATLTVSTEVQDRDGQLLRAFATPDGYWRLETRLDQVDKQFVDMLVTYEDKRFWDHEGVDVLALCRAAGQFATSGHIVSGGSTLSMQLARLIEPRESRSLGSKVKQMLRAIQIERRLSKREILERYLTLAPYGGNLEGVRAASLAYFGKEPKRLTVSEAALLVALPQLPERRRPDRNLEIAHAARDRVLTRMVSSGLIGEREAARAALDDVSGLRRTLPALAAHAAYAMLPRAVPGQPLKLTIRKSVQQGLEQVARDAAAKLGPRLSVAMVLADSRTGDILGEVGSANFFDSSRSGWIDMTKIVRSPGSTLKPFIYGLAFEQGLVAQEMLIEDSPVDFGGYRPKNFDMGYQGDVSIRQALQLSLNVPAIRVLDAVGPARLTARFRQAGVNPILPINEAPGLAIGLGGVGVTLRDLVQLYTGLANGGKTHTLHDGTEPANAERTTATILNEQANWQIIDILSGVKPPEGALQRGIAYKTGTSYGYRDAWSVGFDGRYVLGVWVGRPDASAVPGLSGYVSAAPILFEGFVRSGLATVPLPGKPPGAFTPKREDLPVTLARFGAGADGLVQATPTEPAPTIIFPPDGARVDLATNSADASPLVLKLQGGRAPFRWLANGKPLTGIDRRRTATWLPDGAGYSTLTVIDAVGRAASVKVFVE; translated from the coding sequence ATGCTTTCAAGAAAACTTCTCCGCCGTGCCGCCATAACCGTAGCAACCGTCACCGGCATTCTCGCCCTTTCCGTCGCCTCTCTCTGGGAACTCGACCGCGCTTTCCCGCCGCCATTGCCCGCGACGCTGACTGTCTCCACCGAAGTCCAGGATCGTGACGGCCAACTGTTGCGCGCCTTCGCCACGCCGGACGGCTACTGGCGGCTCGAAACCCGTCTCGACCAGGTCGACAAGCAGTTCGTCGACATGCTGGTCACCTATGAGGACAAGCGCTTCTGGGACCATGAGGGTGTCGACGTGCTGGCGCTTTGCAGAGCCGCCGGCCAGTTCGCAACCAGCGGCCACATCGTCTCCGGCGGCTCGACCCTGTCGATGCAGCTTGCGCGCCTGATCGAGCCGCGCGAAAGCCGCAGCCTCGGCTCCAAGGTCAAGCAGATGCTGCGCGCCATCCAGATCGAGCGGCGGCTGTCCAAGCGCGAGATCCTCGAACGCTATCTCACGCTGGCGCCCTATGGCGGCAATCTCGAAGGCGTGCGCGCCGCTTCGCTCGCCTATTTCGGCAAGGAGCCAAAGCGGCTCACCGTCTCCGAAGCCGCCTTGCTCGTCGCGCTGCCGCAATTGCCGGAAAGGCGGCGGCCCGACCGCAATCTCGAAATCGCTCACGCCGCCCGCGACCGGGTGCTGACCCGCATGGTTTCGTCAGGCCTGATCGGCGAACGCGAGGCGGCACGCGCCGCCCTCGACGACGTGTCGGGCCTGCGCCGGACTCTGCCGGCACTCGCCGCGCACGCCGCCTATGCGATGCTGCCCCGGGCCGTTCCCGGCCAGCCGCTCAAGCTGACGATCCGCAAAAGCGTCCAGCAAGGACTGGAGCAGGTGGCACGCGACGCCGCCGCCAAGCTCGGGCCGCGCCTCTCCGTCGCCATGGTGCTGGCCGATTCCCGAACCGGCGACATCCTCGGCGAAGTCGGCTCGGCCAATTTCTTCGATTCCAGCCGCTCCGGCTGGATCGACATGACCAAGATCGTGCGTTCGCCCGGCTCGACGCTGAAGCCGTTCATCTATGGCCTCGCCTTCGAGCAGGGACTGGTGGCGCAGGAAATGTTGATCGAGGACAGCCCGGTCGATTTCGGCGGCTACAGGCCCAAGAACTTCGACATGGGCTACCAAGGCGATGTCTCGATCCGCCAGGCGCTGCAACTGTCGCTCAACGTGCCGGCGATCCGCGTGCTCGACGCGGTCGGCCCGGCCCGGCTGACAGCACGCTTCCGCCAGGCCGGGGTCAACCCGATCCTGCCGATCAACGAGGCGCCCGGCCTGGCCATCGGCCTTGGCGGCGTTGGCGTGACGCTGCGCGATCTCGTCCAGCTTTATACGGGCCTCGCCAATGGCGGCAAGACGCACACGCTGCATGACGGCACCGAGCCGGCCAATGCCGAACGCACCACTGCCACCATCCTCAACGAGCAGGCGAACTGGCAGATCATCGACATATTGTCGGGCGTGAAACCGCCGGAAGGCGCCTTGCAGCGCGGTATCGCCTACAAGACCGGCACATCCTACGGCTACCGCGACGCATGGTCGGTCGGCTTCGACGGCCGCTATGTGCTGGGCGTCTGGGTCGGCCGCCCCGATGCCAGCGCCGTGCCGGGCCTCTCCGGCTATGTCTCGGCCGCCCCGATCCTGTTCGAGGGCTTTGTCCGTTCCGGCCTCGCCACCGTGCCGCTGCCGGGCAAGCCGCCCGGTGCCTTCACCCCCAAGCGCGAGGATCTGCCGGTGACGCTCGCCCGCTTTGGCGCCGGTGCCGACGGGCTGGTGCAGGCCACGCCCACCGAGCCCGCCCCAACCATCATCTTCCCGCCGGACGGCGCCCGCGTCGATCTCGCCACGAATTCGGCAGATGCCTCGCCGCTTGTGCTGAAACTGCAAGGCGGCCGTGCGCCATTCCGCTGGCTGGCCAACGGCAAGCCGCTCACTGGCATCGACCGCCGCCGCACCGCGACCTGGCTGCCCGACGGCGCGGGCTATTCGACGCTGACTGTCATCGACGCCGTGGGGCGGGCGGCCAGCGTAAAGGTGTTCGTCGAGTGA